One Candidatus Margulisiibacteriota bacterium genomic region harbors:
- a CDS encoding ribbon-helix-helix domain-containing protein: MTTATVNISFQNNLLSQIDDVARLESRSRSELLREAARLYIERKQKWQNIFNLGESLAAKNKLRESVIMKEIKSLRKYRS, encoded by the coding sequence ATGACCACAGCAACAGTTAATATTTCTTTTCAAAACAACCTATTGTCTCAAATTGACGATGTGGCCAGATTGGAATCACGTTCACGTTCAGAATTGCTGCGCGAAGCGGCGCGGCTGTATATTGAGCGCAAACAAAAATGGCAAAATATCTTTAATCTCGGAGAAAGCCTTGCCGCCAAAAACAAACTTCGTGAAAGTGTTATTATGAAAGAAATCAAATCTCTCCGCAAATACCGCTCATGA
- a CDS encoding helix-turn-helix domain-containing protein — translation MRIERGENSPTLDTLLKIIDGLDISAAEFFRNFKEH, via the coding sequence ATGCGCATTGAGCGCGGCGAGAATTCACCGACGCTGGACACTCTCCTGAAAATAATCGACGGACTGGACATTTCGGCGGCTGAGTTTTTTCGCAATTTTAAGGAGCATTAA